A region of Arabidopsis thaliana chromosome 5, partial sequence DNA encodes the following proteins:
- the ORG1 gene encoding OBP3-responsive protein 1 (OBP3-responsive gene 1 (ORG1); FUNCTIONS IN: structural molecule activity, protein kinase activity, kinase activity, ATP binding; INVOLVED IN: protein amino acid phosphorylation; LOCATED IN: chloroplast; EXPRESSED IN: 23 plant structures; EXPRESSED DURING: 13 growth stages; CONTAINS InterPro DOMAIN/s: Protein kinase, catalytic domain (InterPro:IPR000719), Serine/threonine-protein kinase PLK4 (InterPro:IPR020664), Calcium/calmodulin-dependent protein kinase-like (InterPro:IPR020636), Serine/threonine-protein kinase-like domain (InterPro:IPR017442), Plastid lipid-associated protein/fibrillin (InterPro:IPR006843), Protein kinase-like domain (InterPro:IPR011009); Has 595 Blast hits to 591 proteins in 152 species: Archae - 0; Bacteria - 3; Metazoa - 162; Fungi - 48; Plants - 309; Viruses - 0; Other Eukaryotes - 73 (source: NCBI BLink).) codes for MALCGVCSTPNLPNLQVFRSVRNSSIGYKRNHSLWQLRSSSFRAKSVIFHCSSSLRQSPSNVEEIDDNPSVSLEDESAHVMQFKWSDFRILDRVSIGHGGRADELVFEAIVQVPDSPLFNQGVVLRKLNTTRAQRRGRRAIEVFKKLVRRRLLYHSYSMQVHGYITNNLSDDQYSFTLVHGCHGSFSIRHWLQQSDWIPTLEATLALDEESFRRVGDDTTGGPAVSRQLRLIRTLMRDILIGVNYLHSHGLAHTELRLENVHISPVDRHIKVGILGNAADFNGDVPSTSNAYSTMDRRQMMIAFDMRCVGFMMAKMVLQELMDPLIFAKLKSFLAKGNDPSSLREFFVTTLNTNSESGNTGVQILDRNWGAGWHLLSLLIATRPSERISCLDALKHPFLCGPRWRVAPSMDIIRWGLGSTAVKISEEYIYRMPQRQRLAHFIGLMEMLNPYPKPNCWLELLPGRWRLLYSTGKHIGLTLRQPSTRALIGNVHLTITRASESINNTSLSFTSDIRFTAITSKDWPHNKIGAAGKLQTLSQFRLIAGKRLYLKEEKKNIGKFSMGEPDAEEGLAEKLETEKWKKVVPFKEFPSSLPVAKLVSGEIEVTMNMNDHIDSPGSVIGEVRKQIPPEMFDLSKLVCGTYIDSRLLVLRCVNGSALLFTRSSLDHKSM; via the exons ATGGCACTTTGTGGTGTTTGTTCGACTCCAAATCTGCCGAATTTACAAGTGTTTCGTTCTGTTAGGAACTCGAGCATTGGTTATAAACGAAACCATAGTCTATGGCAGCTCAGAAGTTCATCATTTCGTGCTAAATCTGTGATATTTCATTGTTCATCGTCCTTAAGACAGTCACCATCTAATGTGGAGGAGATAGATGATAATCCTTCGGTATCATTAGAGGATGAATCAGCACATGTGATGCAGTTCAAGTGGTCTGATTTTAGGATTCTTGATCGTGTTAGCATTGGTCATGGCGGCAGG GCTGATGAGCTTGTGTTTGAAGCTATAGTTCAGGTTCCAGATAG CCCTTTGTTTAACCAAGGAGTTGTTCTTCGGAAATTGAATACCACTCGAGCTCaaagacgaggaagaagagcTATAGAA GTTTTTAAGAAGCTAGTTCGTCGGAGACTTCTCTACCATTCTTACTCAATGCAAGTTCACGGTTATATCACCAATAACTTAAGCGATGATCAGTACTCATTTACCCTTGTACATGGG TGCCATGGAAGTTTCTCGATTAGGCACTGGCTTCAACAATCTGATTGGATTCCAACATTAGAAGCTACTCTTGCATTAGATGAAGAATCCTTTCGAAGGGTGGGTGATGATACTACTGGAGGGCCTGCAGTTTCAAGGCAGTTAAGACTAATCCGTACACTAATGAGGGATATTTTGATCGGA GTCAATTACTTGCACAGCCATGGTCTGGCTCACACAGAACTGAGATTGGAAAATGTGCATATTAGCCCTGTGGATAGACATATCAAA GTAGGGATTCTCGGAAATGCTGCTGACTTTAACGGGGATGTTCCAAGTACTAGCAACGCTTACAGTACCATGGACAGACGACAAATGATGATAGCATTTGACATGAG ATGTGTTGGATTCATGATGGCAAAAATGGTACTTCAAGAATTGATGGATCCATTAATCTTTGCGAAATTGAAGTCTTTCCTGGCAAAG GGGAATGATCCTTCCTCGCTGCGGGAGTTTTTTGTGACGACGCTCAATACAAACTCTGAATCTGGAAATACCGGAGTGCAA aTACTTGATAGAAACTGGGGAGCAGGTTGGCACCTTTTATCTTTGTTAATTGCTACCAGACCTTCTGAAAGAATAAG TTGCTTGGATGCTCTTAAGCATCCCTTTCTATGTGGACCAAGATGGCGTGTTGCCCCATCAATGGATATCATCAGATGGGGTCTTGGATCAACCGCAGTAAAGATTTCAGAAGAATACATTTACCGCATGCCTCAG CGCCAAAGACTTGCCCACTTCATTGGACTGATGGAGATGCTAAATCCTTATCCAAAGCCAAAC TGTTGGTTGGAGCTTTTACCGGGAAGATGGCGTCTTTTATACTCAACTGGAAAGCACATAGGTCTAACTCTGCGTCAGCCTTCCACACGTGCCTTAATAGGCAACGTTCACTTAACGATAACTCGAGCTTCAGAATCCATAAACAACACTTCACTTTCCTTTACCTCTGATATACGCTTCACTGCCATAACCAGCAAAGACTGGCCACACAACAAAATCGGAGCTGCTGGGAAATTACAAACGCTCTCTCAATTCAGACTAATAGCTGGAAAAAGACTTTAcctcaaagaagagaaaaagaacatTGGTAAGTTCTCAATGGGTGAACCAGATGCTGAAGAAGGTTTAGCCGAGAAGCTTGAAACCgagaaatggaaaaaagtCGTGCCCTTCAAGGAGTTTCCGTCGAGTCTTCCTGTAGCAAAACTCGTCTCTGGAGAAATCGAAGTGACGATGAACATGAATGATCATATAGATTCACCTGGGAGTGTGATTGGAGAAGTTAGAAAGCAAATTCCGCCGGAAATGTTCGATCTTTCTAAGCTTGTGTGTGGGACTTATATAGACAGTAGGTTACTTGTACTTAGGTGTGTAAATGGTTCAGCATTGTTGTTCACAAGGTCCAGCTTGGACCATAAGTCTATGTAG
- the ORG1 gene encoding OBP3-responsive protein 1, which translates to MALCGVCSTPNLPNLQVFRSVRNSSIGYKRNHSLWQLRSSSFRAKSVIFHCSSSLRQSPSNVEEIDDNPSVSLEDESAHVMQFKWSDFRILDRVSIGHGGRADELVFEAIVQVPDSPLFNQGVVLRKLNTTRAQRRGRRAIEVFKKLVRRRLLYHSYSMQVHGYITNNLSDDQYSFTLVHGCHGSFSIRHWLQQSDWIPTLEATLALDEESFRRVGDDTTGGPAVSRQLRLIRTLMRDILIGVNYLHSHGLAHTELRLENVHISPVDRHIKVGILGNAADFNGDVPSTSNAYSTMDRRQMMIAFDMRCVGFMMAKMVLQELMDPLIFAKLKSFLAKGNDPSSLREFFVTTLNTNSESGNTGVQILDRNWGAGWHLLSLLIATRPSERISCLDALKHPFLCGPRWRVAPSMDIIRWGLGSTAVKISEEYIYRMPQRQRLAHFIGLMEMLNPYPKPNV; encoded by the exons ATGGCACTTTGTGGTGTTTGTTCGACTCCAAATCTGCCGAATTTACAAGTGTTTCGTTCTGTTAGGAACTCGAGCATTGGTTATAAACGAAACCATAGTCTATGGCAGCTCAGAAGTTCATCATTTCGTGCTAAATCTGTGATATTTCATTGTTCATCGTCCTTAAGACAGTCACCATCTAATGTGGAGGAGATAGATGATAATCCTTCGGTATCATTAGAGGATGAATCAGCACATGTGATGCAGTTCAAGTGGTCTGATTTTAGGATTCTTGATCGTGTTAGCATTGGTCATGGCGGCAGG GCTGATGAGCTTGTGTTTGAAGCTATAGTTCAGGTTCCAGATAG CCCTTTGTTTAACCAAGGAGTTGTTCTTCGGAAATTGAATACCACTCGAGCTCaaagacgaggaagaagagcTATAGAA GTTTTTAAGAAGCTAGTTCGTCGGAGACTTCTCTACCATTCTTACTCAATGCAAGTTCACGGTTATATCACCAATAACTTAAGCGATGATCAGTACTCATTTACCCTTGTACATGGG TGCCATGGAAGTTTCTCGATTAGGCACTGGCTTCAACAATCTGATTGGATTCCAACATTAGAAGCTACTCTTGCATTAGATGAAGAATCCTTTCGAAGGGTGGGTGATGATACTACTGGAGGGCCTGCAGTTTCAAGGCAGTTAAGACTAATCCGTACACTAATGAGGGATATTTTGATCGGA GTCAATTACTTGCACAGCCATGGTCTGGCTCACACAGAACTGAGATTGGAAAATGTGCATATTAGCCCTGTGGATAGACATATCAAA GTAGGGATTCTCGGAAATGCTGCTGACTTTAACGGGGATGTTCCAAGTACTAGCAACGCTTACAGTACCATGGACAGACGACAAATGATGATAGCATTTGACATGAG ATGTGTTGGATTCATGATGGCAAAAATGGTACTTCAAGAATTGATGGATCCATTAATCTTTGCGAAATTGAAGTCTTTCCTGGCAAAG GGGAATGATCCTTCCTCGCTGCGGGAGTTTTTTGTGACGACGCTCAATACAAACTCTGAATCTGGAAATACCGGAGTGCAA aTACTTGATAGAAACTGGGGAGCAGGTTGGCACCTTTTATCTTTGTTAATTGCTACCAGACCTTCTGAAAGAATAAG TTGCTTGGATGCTCTTAAGCATCCCTTTCTATGTGGACCAAGATGGCGTGTTGCCCCATCAATGGATATCATCAGATGGGGTCTTGGATCAACCGCAGTAAAGATTTCAGAAGAATACATTTACCGCATGCCTCAG CGCCAAAGACTTGCCCACTTCATTGGACTGATGGAGATGCTAAATCCTTATCCAAAGCCAAACGTATGA
- the ORG1 gene encoding OBP3-responsive protein 1 (OBP3-responsive gene 1 (ORG1); FUNCTIONS IN: structural molecule activity, protein kinase activity, kinase activity, ATP binding; INVOLVED IN: protein amino acid phosphorylation; LOCATED IN: chloroplast; EXPRESSED IN: 23 plant structures; EXPRESSED DURING: 13 growth stages; CONTAINS InterPro DOMAIN/s: Protein kinase, catalytic domain (InterPro:IPR000719), Serine/threonine-protein kinase PLK4 (InterPro:IPR020664), Calcium/calmodulin-dependent protein kinase-like (InterPro:IPR020636), Serine/threonine-protein kinase-like domain (InterPro:IPR017442), Plastid lipid-associated protein/fibrillin (InterPro:IPR006843), Protein kinase-like domain (InterPro:IPR011009); Has 596 Blast hits to 592 proteins in 153 species: Archae - 0; Bacteria - 3; Metazoa - 162; Fungi - 48; Plants - 310; Viruses - 0; Other Eukaryotes - 73 (source: NCBI BLink).): MQFKWSDFRILDRVSIGHGGRADELVFEAIVQVPDSPLFNQGVVLRKLNTTRAQRRGRRAIEVFKKLVRRRLLYHSYSMQVHGYITNNLSDDQYSFTLVHGCHGSFSIRHWLQQSDWIPTLEATLALDEESFRRVGDDTTGGPAVSRQLRLIRTLMRDILIGVNYLHSHGLAHTELRLENVHISPVDRHIKVGILGNAADFNGDVPSTSNAYSTMDRRQMMIAFDMRCVGFMMAKMVLQELMDPLIFAKLKSFLAKGNDPSSLREFFVTTLNTNSESGNTGVQILDRNWGAGWHLLSLLIATRPSERISCLDALKHPFLCGPRWRVAPSMDIIRWGLGSTAVKISEEYIYRMPQRQRLAHFIGLMEMLNPYPKPNCWLELLPGRWRLLYSTGKHIGLTLRQPSTRALIGNVHLTITRASESINNTSLSFTSDIRFTAITSKDWPHNKIGAAGKLQTLSQFRLIAGKRLYLKEEKKNIGKFSMGEPDAEEGLAEKLETEKWKKVVPFKEFPSSLPVAKLVSGEIEVTMNMNDHIDSPGSVIGEVRKQIPPEMFDLSKLVCGTYIDSRLLVLRCVNGSALLFTRSSLDHKSM, from the exons ATGCAGTTCAAGTGGTCTGATTTTAGGATTCTTGATCGTGTTAGCATTGGTCATGGCGGCAGG GCTGATGAGCTTGTGTTTGAAGCTATAGTTCAGGTTCCAGATAG CCCTTTGTTTAACCAAGGAGTTGTTCTTCGGAAATTGAATACCACTCGAGCTCaaagacgaggaagaagagcTATAGAA GTTTTTAAGAAGCTAGTTCGTCGGAGACTTCTCTACCATTCTTACTCAATGCAAGTTCACGGTTATATCACCAATAACTTAAGCGATGATCAGTACTCATTTACCCTTGTACATGGG TGCCATGGAAGTTTCTCGATTAGGCACTGGCTTCAACAATCTGATTGGATTCCAACATTAGAAGCTACTCTTGCATTAGATGAAGAATCCTTTCGAAGGGTGGGTGATGATACTACTGGAGGGCCTGCAGTTTCAAGGCAGTTAAGACTAATCCGTACACTAATGAGGGATATTTTGATCGGA GTCAATTACTTGCACAGCCATGGTCTGGCTCACACAGAACTGAGATTGGAAAATGTGCATATTAGCCCTGTGGATAGACATATCAAA GTAGGGATTCTCGGAAATGCTGCTGACTTTAACGGGGATGTTCCAAGTACTAGCAACGCTTACAGTACCATGGACAGACGACAAATGATGATAGCATTTGACATGAG ATGTGTTGGATTCATGATGGCAAAAATGGTACTTCAAGAATTGATGGATCCATTAATCTTTGCGAAATTGAAGTCTTTCCTGGCAAAG GGGAATGATCCTTCCTCGCTGCGGGAGTTTTTTGTGACGACGCTCAATACAAACTCTGAATCTGGAAATACCGGAGTGCAA aTACTTGATAGAAACTGGGGAGCAGGTTGGCACCTTTTATCTTTGTTAATTGCTACCAGACCTTCTGAAAGAATAAG TTGCTTGGATGCTCTTAAGCATCCCTTTCTATGTGGACCAAGATGGCGTGTTGCCCCATCAATGGATATCATCAGATGGGGTCTTGGATCAACCGCAGTAAAGATTTCAGAAGAATACATTTACCGCATGCCTCAG CGCCAAAGACTTGCCCACTTCATTGGACTGATGGAGATGCTAAATCCTTATCCAAAGCCAAAC TGTTGGTTGGAGCTTTTACCGGGAAGATGGCGTCTTTTATACTCAACTGGAAAGCACATAGGTCTAACTCTGCGTCAGCCTTCCACACGTGCCTTAATAGGCAACGTTCACTTAACGATAACTCGAGCTTCAGAATCCATAAACAACACTTCACTTTCCTTTACCTCTGATATACGCTTCACTGCCATAACCAGCAAAGACTGGCCACACAACAAAATCGGAGCTGCTGGGAAATTACAAACGCTCTCTCAATTCAGACTAATAGCTGGAAAAAGACTTTAcctcaaagaagagaaaaagaacatTGGTAAGTTCTCAATGGGTGAACCAGATGCTGAAGAAGGTTTAGCCGAGAAGCTTGAAACCgagaaatggaaaaaagtCGTGCCCTTCAAGGAGTTTCCGTCGAGTCTTCCTGTAGCAAAACTCGTCTCTGGAGAAATCGAAGTGACGATGAACATGAATGATCATATAGATTCACCTGGGAGTGTGATTGGAGAAGTTAGAAAGCAAATTCCGCCGGAAATGTTCGATCTTTCTAAGCTTGTGTGTGGGACTTATATAGACAGTAGGTTACTTGTACTTAGGTGTGTAAATGGTTCAGCATTGTTGTTCACAAGGTCCAGCTTGGACCATAAGTCTATGTAG